From one Flavobacterium sp. N502536 genomic stretch:
- a CDS encoding S41 family peptidase — MKKIALALMLTTNFLFSQSSDPTCEIVNKINAVIQEEHIRPKPVDDSLSIFVFDNLINELDPSRNIFFKTEYDKMAEKYRTNLDDFILSNDCSFLADITSKYKEGLLRTKQVLEKIQANPIDYNKNDTIRFYKKSFPFYLKKEDIEKVWLKKIRYQILDEIAETSDNLDSIKANFQSIELKSKKLILTNEICRINTLLETNTKQEEKFYNFFCTYFDPHTAYFSDDSKTSFVASLSKEHLSLGMTVNLNEKNEIIVAEIDPNGPAYQTGQIKKGDQIISISNQKETLQVSCASLESISTLILSESNKSITLTLKRNSGKSFDVYIEKKVMKDEENSVFSFIIGKDSKIGYIKIPSFYADLEGNSRKGCADDVAREVIKLERDDIKGLVIDLIDNGGGSMEEAIKLAGMFIDYGPLSIVVDRNQGKSVINDPYKGLIYKGPIVILVNSNTASASEFFSTILQDYNRALLLGSNTLGKATMQTILSLDETKNTDFLKITINKFYRVTGKSHQYIGVKPDVVLPEFYEDVYQKESDFPTAIKNDSITPFLKFKPYVKRVLIDKLAKNSTTRLADNYFFNNIKEINQKIDQLVNKPKAEIPMTLEAVFKQKKIVNSLWKEINTFNDENNPLDVYNSTVNQFLLGVYPNDKTINQYQIDNLKTNPYLNEAVNVINEFNTSK, encoded by the coding sequence ATGAAAAAAATTGCACTGGCATTGATGTTAACCACAAACTTTCTGTTTAGTCAAAGTAGTGACCCAACCTGTGAAATAGTCAACAAAATAAATGCAGTTATTCAGGAGGAACATATCAGACCTAAACCGGTAGATGACAGTTTGTCGATTTTCGTATTTGATAATCTGATTAACGAATTGGATCCCTCCCGAAATATTTTTTTCAAAACGGAATACGATAAAATGGCCGAAAAATACCGTACCAACTTAGATGATTTTATTCTAAGTAACGATTGTAGTTTTCTCGCCGATATTACTTCCAAATACAAAGAAGGGCTTTTGAGAACCAAACAGGTTCTCGAAAAAATTCAGGCCAACCCTATTGATTACAACAAAAACGATACGATACGATTTTATAAAAAATCATTTCCTTTTTACCTGAAAAAAGAAGATATCGAAAAAGTATGGCTCAAAAAAATCCGCTATCAGATTTTGGACGAGATAGCCGAAACAAGTGATAACTTAGATTCGATCAAAGCCAATTTCCAATCTATCGAACTCAAGTCAAAAAAACTAATTCTGACAAACGAGATCTGCCGAATTAACACGTTACTGGAAACGAATACCAAACAGGAGGAAAAGTTCTATAATTTCTTCTGTACCTATTTTGATCCGCATACGGCCTATTTTAGTGACGATTCTAAAACGAGCTTTGTGGCCTCACTCTCAAAAGAACATCTTTCATTGGGAATGACCGTGAATCTCAATGAAAAAAATGAGATCATTGTAGCCGAAATTGATCCTAATGGTCCTGCCTATCAGACGGGGCAGATTAAAAAAGGCGATCAGATCATTTCGATATCCAATCAAAAAGAAACTTTGCAGGTTTCCTGTGCTTCGCTGGAATCCATCTCGACTTTGATTTTATCGGAATCCAATAAAAGCATCACACTAACCTTAAAACGAAATTCAGGCAAAAGCTTTGATGTTTATATCGAAAAGAAGGTGATGAAAGACGAGGAGAACTCTGTTTTCAGCTTTATTATTGGGAAAGACAGTAAAATTGGGTACATCAAAATCCCAAGTTTTTATGCCGATTTAGAAGGTAATAGCCGTAAAGGCTGTGCCGATGATGTGGCACGCGAGGTTATAAAACTCGAAAGAGACGATATTAAAGGACTGGTAATCGACCTGATTGACAACGGTGGCGGATCGATGGAAGAAGCCATAAAACTGGCAGGAATGTTTATCGATTACGGGCCGCTTTCTATTGTTGTAGACCGCAATCAGGGGAAATCGGTTATCAATGACCCGTATAAAGGATTGATTTATAAAGGTCCGATTGTAATATTGGTAAACAGCAACACCGCTTCTGCAAGCGAATTTTTCTCCACGATATTACAAGATTACAACCGTGCTTTATTATTAGGGAGTAATACGCTTGGAAAAGCTACGATGCAAACCATTCTTTCGCTTGACGAAACTAAAAATACCGACTTTTTAAAAATCACCATTAATAAATTCTACAGAGTTACAGGTAAAAGTCACCAATATATAGGCGTGAAACCCGATGTCGTTCTTCCGGAATTTTACGAAGATGTTTATCAAAAAGAAAGTGATTTCCCTACTGCCATTAAAAATGATAGTATCACACCGTTCTTAAAGTTCAAACCTTATGTAAAGCGCGTGCTGATCGACAAACTGGCCAAAAACAGTACAACAAGACTGGCCGACAATTACTTTTTTAATAATATAAAAGAAATCAATCAAAAAATTGACCAGCTGGTCAATAAACCAAAAGCAGAAATTCCGATGACGCTGGAGGCTGTTTTCAAACAAAAGAAAATCGTAAATTCTCTTTGGAAGGAAATCAATACTTTCAACGACGAAAACAATCCGTTAGATGTTTACAATTCAACGGTAAACCAGTTTTTACTCGGAGTTTATCCCAATGATAAAACCATCAACCAGTACCAGATCGACAACCTTAAAACAAATCCGTATTTAAATGAAGCGGTGAATGTTATTAATGAGTTTAATACTTCTAAATAA
- the gcvT gene encoding glycine cleavage system aminomethyltransferase GcvT, with the protein MKNTALTHIHESLGAKMLPFAGYNMPITYEGVNAEHETVRNSVGVFDVSHMGEFLLTGPNALALIQKVTSNDASTLTIGRAQYSCLPNNEGGIVDDLIVYKMKEEEYLLVVNASNIEKDWNWISSHNDLGVEMKNLSDDYSLLAIQGPKAVEAMQPLSSIDLAAITYYHFEVADFAGFSDVIISATGYTGSGGFEIYCKNADAEAIWKKVFEAGAAFGIKPIGLAARDTLRLEMGFCLYGNDINDTTSPLEAGLGWITKFTKDFTNSENLKKQKEEGVSRKLIAFEMQERAVPRHDYEIVDASGAVIGIVTSGTMSPSMNKGIGLGYVTVPNSAVDSDIFIRIRKNDVAAKVVKLPFYKK; encoded by the coding sequence ATGAAAAATACTGCGCTTACGCACATACATGAGAGTTTGGGAGCGAAAATGCTACCTTTTGCCGGTTATAATATGCCCATTACCTATGAGGGTGTAAATGCTGAACACGAAACAGTTCGCAACAGCGTGGGCGTTTTCGACGTTTCGCATATGGGAGAATTTTTACTGACAGGCCCAAATGCTTTGGCTTTGATTCAAAAAGTAACTTCAAACGATGCTTCAACTTTGACTATTGGAAGAGCACAATATTCTTGTCTGCCAAACAATGAAGGTGGAATTGTAGATGATTTGATTGTATATAAAATGAAAGAAGAAGAGTATTTACTGGTTGTAAATGCTTCAAATATCGAAAAAGACTGGAACTGGATTTCTTCACACAATGATTTGGGTGTTGAAATGAAAAACCTTTCTGATGACTATTCTTTACTGGCTATTCAGGGACCAAAAGCGGTTGAGGCTATGCAGCCTTTATCTTCTATAGACCTTGCAGCTATTACTTATTACCATTTTGAAGTAGCTGATTTTGCTGGTTTTAGTGATGTAATCATTTCTGCAACGGGTTATACCGGTTCTGGTGGATTTGAAATTTACTGCAAAAATGCTGATGCCGAAGCTATTTGGAAGAAAGTTTTCGAAGCGGGTGCAGCTTTCGGAATTAAACCTATCGGACTGGCAGCACGTGATACTTTACGTCTTGAAATGGGATTCTGTTTGTACGGAAACGATATTAACGATACCACTTCACCATTAGAAGCAGGATTAGGCTGGATTACTAAATTCACTAAAGATTTTACCAATTCAGAAAATCTGAAAAAACAAAAAGAAGAAGGTGTTAGCCGCAAATTAATTGCTTTTGAAATGCAGGAGCGTGCAGTACCAAGACACGATTACGAAATTGTAGACGCTTCGGGTGCTGTAATTGGTATCGTAACTTCAGGAACAATGTCACCTTCTATGAATAAAGGTATTGGATTAGGATATGTAACCGTACCTAATAGTGCTGTTGACAGTGATATCTTTATCCGAATCAGAAAAAATGATGTAGCTGCAAAAGTGGTCAAATTACCTTTTTATAAGAAATAA